The DNA sequence AAGAGATGGAGTTATCTGAAGTTGACGAACTGCTCCAAGAAATGGAAGCTACTGAGCTGGAACTCTCGAAAAGGATAAACAGCGAATATCAGTATCGCAACGAACTGCTTTATCCATTATCGTCTACTCAAGCCGTCGATAACACAAGTAGTCAAGAGAAAGAAGCCCAAATCAAGCTCGACACACATCGAAAGCTGGATTTTCAACCATGGGAGAATAAAGATTCTCAGTTAACAGATACTTTATCGATCTTTTCTCCAAAGAAAACGAATAATACATTCCCTGAGACGTCACTGCATAGTGATTTATTCCACTCAAATGAGACTGAAATagctaaaataatttctgattttaaaacgttagaacaaaattttcagCAGcctaatataaaatcaaatggAGCTAGagcagaaaatataaaaaatatagattgTTCGTTAAATGTATCAACTGCAAATGATAATGCTAAATCAAAAGAATCAGCGGCAGATCCAAATGCTCCAACGATAGATGACGGAAATACAAGCAGCGTATATAATATGCAATCAAAATCTTCCATTGTAAGTGCAGGACCTATGTTGTATACTAATGAGTCAGTAAAGGTTTCTGGTGTGATACCATCGAACCCATTACAATTTACCAATGGAGATCTTTACAAAATATCGTACAATGAAAATTTACACGATAAAGAACAATCTGACTTTAGTAAAAATTATGCGCATGTTGGAACAAACacagatttaaatttaaggtactttatattttaaaatgtctcgttgcgtattttattaaatgctttaaatatttttaagaaatgtttttaatttatttacagaaaatGTCAACGACTTTTATCACTTTCGGATTTTTGGGTATCCAATCCGTCTAGACCGCAAGAAGAAACGttgagaattaaaatagaagaggAAAAACTTCGTAGAGaggtattataaaaattcaacgtaaatctatatcgtgaaaattatttttaataatttttttttgtttttagcaTTGCGAGCATCTAATTCAAGAACTTCAGAAACGTTTGCTGGAACAACAAGAAAAGGTCGCAGTAGCGGTTAGAGTtgacaatgaaaaaaatttcttgatATCTCAGTTTCACACATCTTGgtcaaaattaaaacaacaagttgaaatattaaaagttgaACATAAAAATCTTCAAACTAATTTGCAAAACATTGCAGAAAAGCATCAGTCCGAGATTTCAGAATTTCAAGCTCAAGTCAAACGACTGGAAAGAGAATTATCGAAAGCTTTGGACTTGGCAACAGGATATAAAGAGAAGAGTAATACTGTGATCAAAGAGAAAATTgatctgttaaaaaatcatgcagacgaattagaaaattacaaattattagtTCAAGAAGCGGAAAGTCGATACGAGCAAATGAAGACAGAATTTAACAAGCTATTGGCGAAAAATCAACAAAATGAAGAAGCTTTAAGAACTGTACAATCTGAATTGAACAAAGAACGTTTGAAGGGAAGTGAAATACGAAGTGAGATGGGTGTCATTCACAAAGCGTTCGATGCTTGTGAAGCCGAATTGACGATACTCAgacaagaaaaagagagtttGCAGCTTAAACTTAAAGAAGAGTTAAATAGAAATTCAATATTAGAGCAAAAGAATTCGTCGCTGCTTGTATCTGTCGATGATGCTAAAAAAGCGGAGGTAATATACCATCTCTtcacatattaattaaactttattttatcatccatgtgttttattttgcatttattattgtttCAGAGATTAGCTAAAGATGAAACAAAGTCTATTGCagagcaaaaagaaaaaattagagcAGAATTACAGGAAGTTTACCAGAAGCAAGTTGACGAGGTGGTAAAAGCGAAATTACAAGAGTTTCAAATGCAACTTGATAATGCCGAATCAGAATTTTTAGAGGAATTAAGAACAAGACAGCAAGTTATAGCTGAATGTGCCGCTAGAAAAATAAAGGACGTTATTGATAAGTTCGTTCGCCATAcacgatttttataataacttagtaatattctttatttaatcttttaagtTATATAcgtatcgatttttttttagacatcgtttggaaataaatttgttgGAGGAAAaacataaagaagaaaaacgattGTGTGAATTACAATTAGCTCAGGCTTTGCAGAGATCGTCTATGTTAGAAACGCAGTTGAATTCTCAGCGCGCAACAAAATCTCAACTTGCGGAGCGATTGCATTCTGTTATGCAAAAACAATGGCAACAAGCTCTGCATGTTATATCAAGTTAGTTGCATAATGTGTTTGAATTTACATAtgatcgttaatattattatgataatggtattaattttatttgtaaattaaaaaaaaattttattacaggtAGTAATATGGATAATATTTCCCCagttcaaaaaatttatttagacaAATATTTTGACTCTAAGGGTCCTAAAAAATCTGAATCTATGCCAAATTGTTATACAAAACTTTCTCAGGAATCGATCAAACATATGGCTCAGTCGCTAGGGgcacataatttaattacacaatCTCCTGAAGATCAGAATGAAAGTGTAATGACAACAAATTCCGTCGAAAACGCGCCAGCAATGAGTAAAAGTGAATCAAAGgatgattttcgaaaatatgTAGAACTGgtgaaaaacaattaataatatattcatgtaatatatttaattaaaattaataattaaaattaataataaaaatctgaatttttttacagattacAGACATGCAATTAATGAAAGAAGATCGAGATTCAAAACCCAAAAGGAACATTTCAAGTCCGCCACTAGAGTGTAGAGAAGTACCACGAAAACACccacattatttaaaaaaggaatTGAGTTTAACAAGTGAGGATAACGTTTCATGGCAACTAAATTCCGAGGTtggtttattataataatgatgACTCAATGTGcatatatacaaataacgtcattttttttattatatagatACACGATGTTAGCGAGCATATGTCTCTTCCGCAAAAAATGCTTACAAAACTGGATCAACAGAAAAACAAGCCTCCTTGGAAATGATATACAGCATATGATGACAGTGAAGGTGTCGACGAGCTCGATTATGCTAGCTGAATTTAGTACAGTGTACTTAATTAGCAATAGTAACTTTTATATGGATCAAATATGAGTATCTATTTTtcagtaaaaagaaaataaagtaaaataaattttttacatgtactcattaactttattaatttttttatctttttcagaTGTCcctatttttctatattatatactACAAAGCGTGCGCCTTAtttactatttctttttaaaggaagctatttatatttaataattttcgacgttaaatattaatccgATATCTGAAGCATCTCTTTATATCAACTGtcttcaaagtttttttttgaatCTTTAACTTTTACATTGGTTTTTGCATGTGGAAATACTTTCGTAAGTTATGTTTATCGAACATATAAAGGAAAAGGATgtgtgataaaataataaactgaaTTGATAAGTTTATCATGTGGTAGAAATTCCGTCAGTGCCTATtacgattttaaaataaaccgtTTCGTTTTCAAGaagaattaaaactttttataaatatttaaatagcgTAGTATTaaaacatgtatttttttcttaatactaTCTTATGTTCCAGCGAAACCAGCACGGTCACATCGACGTGAATATAATTCTGTTCCTTTACGGGTCGTCACGATCGTAAACTTCGCGATtctctcgcgatcgcgaaaatCGTGGATGCCCGATCGCTGGTGCCTAGTCACATAACGAAGCTGGAGAACGGGACAGCTCGAAGAAAGCGAGGGTCTCGGGGATACGAAGACTGTGTTTTGCTATAAACAGCGATCACGCCTACGAGTCCTGGGCCCCAGCCGGCGCCAGTTACGAGGATTGCACGTGCGGAACAAGTTGCCGATTGAAAACGAAGGAACAGCAAGAATGCAAAGGGAGGAACGTGATAGCGGCCACCCCCTCTTCGTCTGTGTGTAATAGTCATGAGCCGCGCGTCCGTTTCTTCATGCGCTCGGTATGTACATGGCCTCTAGTCGCCGAGCAAGGCTTCGACAGTCGAGGAGAGACGTCGCGCGTGATCCGGTCGGCTCAATACCGTTTGCCACGAGCGGAATCTGAATGCGCGGCGAGAATGGAGCCCGGTACGAGGCGTCATTCGGAATTCCGCTGGCTGACAATAACGCTGTTGGTCATCGGCCTTCTCGCCGACGACGCCAGCAGCGTTTGGAAGAGACGGGAGGATAAAACCAAGTGTCCGAAAGTCAAGGGTATTCGCAACTTTGATATATCTGAGGTATGGAACGTGTATTATTAactttgaaactttttttaatttttttttttatgataaaaaaacaaaacgtacgttgaattaaaaagttttttaacaaGCATTTTTTCGAGATGCATGTCGAATGCACTAACGTTTGCAAATATATGAAATTAGAATTTAGCGGTACTCACCGCTGTCTTTCTTTCCACAGCCACGTTCAgcagatttatttttagatttgaTACATATTTATAGGAATACTATTCTGGAGATATATACGACTATTTCCGCTGGTTTTCTTTTGTCATAAACGGCGATGCACACTTTAAGCGAAGTGGATAGTCGATGCAGAtgcgtttaaatttttaaatcagtTTTTGAGATGTctaaatatatcaaattaaataaaatcttgtacATATAGAAGATATTTAAATGCGCTTTTAATCGAATCGTCTACAATTTCACAAGAGATAGAACCTTTGAACCAGAATATATAAACATCTCGcgataatctaaaaaaaaaaaaaaacaactgtTGAAGCGTCACACGCTTTTATTACGAGTTCAATTAATTCGTTAATACGGTAACGTTATCAtagaaattcataaaaaatacaagCAAAGAACTTCGGTGCTTCGTCACGCC is a window from the Cardiocondyla obscurior isolate alpha-2009 linkage group LG01, Cobs3.1, whole genome shotgun sequence genome containing:
- the Cnb gene encoding putative leucine-rich repeat-containing protein DDB_G0290503 isoform X1, whose protein sequence is MMSESDDTDVLLLIPPDIFHVPSSESDSSSNGGADRGVISELVGHMQSLESRITAIESRDNSLDVSTTNSLLNESAQQICSGVLCPYQRQTLPRTRFSVSQGASLQSTPVKPRKSLSVPSTPNGCSSQSCTNFPRKDMRSGCHLPPATTSNLTNTNSIRAKHDALSSYADSYAVPFTSCGTGLSHVTVMPAKDSCSSLQSNERTNHLYCKPHSSPHLTVPVSNLSNASIGQLLHTRSRVVQEMELSEVDELLQEMEATELELSKRINSEYQYRNELLYPLSSTQAVDNTSSQEKEAQIKLDTHRKLDFQPWENKDSQLTDTLSIFSPKKTNNTFPETSLHSDLFHSNETEIAKIISDFKTLEQNFQQPNIKSNGARAENIKNIDCSLNVSTANDNAKSKESAADPNAPTIDDGNTSSVYNMQSKSSIVSAGPMLYTNESVKVSGVIPSNPLQFTNGDLYKISYNENLHDKEQSDFSKNYAHVGTNTDLNLRKCQRLLSLSDFWVSNPSRPQEETLRIKIEEEKLRREHCEHLIQELQKRLLEQQEKVAVAVRVDNEKNFLISQFHTSWSKLKQQVEILKVEHKNLQTNLQNIAEKHQSEISEFQAQVKRLERELSKALDLATGYKEKSNTVIKEKIDLLKNHADELENYKLLVQEAESRYEQMKTEFNKLLAKNQQNEEALRTVQSELNKERLKGSEIRSEMGVIHKAFDACEAELTILRQEKESLQLKLKEELNRNSILEQKNSSLLVSVDDAKKAERLAKDETKSIAEQKEKIRAELQEVYQKQVDEVVKAKLQEFQMQLDNAESEFLEELRTRQQVIAECAARKIKDVIDKHRLEINLLEEKHKEEKRLCELQLAQALQRSSMLETQLNSQRATKSQLAERLHSVMQKQWQQALHVISSSNMDNISPVQKIYLDKYFDSKGPKKSESMPNCYTKLSQESIKHMAQSLGAHNLITQSPEDQNESVMTTNSVENAPAMSKSESKDDFRKYVELITDMQLMKEDRDSKPKRNISSPPLECREVPRKHPHYLKKELSLTSEDNVSWQLNSEIHDVSEHMSLPQKMLTKLDQQKNKPPWK
- the Cnb gene encoding putative leucine-rich repeat-containing protein DDB_G0290503 isoform X2, with translation MSSSLNNRHKSTYMSSFPERDSRQLLHTRSRVVQEMELSEVDELLQEMEATELELSKRINSEYQYRNELLYPLSSTQAVDNTSSQEKEAQIKLDTHRKLDFQPWENKDSQLTDTLSIFSPKKTNNTFPETSLHSDLFHSNETEIAKIISDFKTLEQNFQQPNIKSNGARAENIKNIDCSLNVSTANDNAKSKESAADPNAPTIDDGNTSSVYNMQSKSSIVSAGPMLYTNESVKVSGVIPSNPLQFTNGDLYKISYNENLHDKEQSDFSKNYAHVGTNTDLNLRKCQRLLSLSDFWVSNPSRPQEETLRIKIEEEKLRREHCEHLIQELQKRLLEQQEKVAVAVRVDNEKNFLISQFHTSWSKLKQQVEILKVEHKNLQTNLQNIAEKHQSEISEFQAQVKRLERELSKALDLATGYKEKSNTVIKEKIDLLKNHADELENYKLLVQEAESRYEQMKTEFNKLLAKNQQNEEALRTVQSELNKERLKGSEIRSEMGVIHKAFDACEAELTILRQEKESLQLKLKEELNRNSILEQKNSSLLVSVDDAKKAERLAKDETKSIAEQKEKIRAELQEVYQKQVDEVVKAKLQEFQMQLDNAESEFLEELRTRQQVIAECAARKIKDVIDKHRLEINLLEEKHKEEKRLCELQLAQALQRSSMLETQLNSQRATKSQLAERLHSVMQKQWQQALHVISSSNMDNISPVQKIYLDKYFDSKGPKKSESMPNCYTKLSQESIKHMAQSLGAHNLITQSPEDQNESVMTTNSVENAPAMSKSESKDDFRKYVELITDMQLMKEDRDSKPKRNISSPPLECREVPRKHPHYLKKELSLTSEDNVSWQLNSEIHDVSEHMSLPQKMLTKLDQQKNKPPWK